The proteins below are encoded in one region of Silene latifolia isolate original U9 population chromosome 2, ASM4854445v1, whole genome shotgun sequence:
- the LOC141640858 gene encoding uncharacterized protein LOC141640858, giving the protein MDIVGPLPRASGNKTYMLAMTDYFSKWIEAEAFPQVLKKHVISFIKRNIVSRYDISSEIICDNGSQFISNRMEDYCARWNIKLFKSTPRNPQSNGQNHPKVATGQTPFSLVYGAEAVIPSKVQIPTHRYANATEERNQVEMASSLDTIDELRTGAKISMAAYKQTTARSYNKNVRLRTLQVGDLVLRKVFPNTKNQSAGKFAYNWEGPYRTEGIMGNGAYKLETIDGEVVPRSWNIIHLKKDYV; this is encoded by the exons atggacattgtggGACCTTTACCCCGTGCTTCTGGAAACAAGACGTACATGCTGGCAATGACGGACTACTTCtctaaatggatagaggcagaagctttCCCTCAGGTCCTGAAgaagcatgtgatatctttcatcAAGAGAAACATAGTCAGCAGATATGACATCtcttcagaaatcatatgtgacaacgggtcacaattcATATCCAACAGAATGGAAGACTACtgcgccaggtggaacatcaagcTGTTTAAGTCTACTCCTAGGAATCCACAGTCTAACGGTCAG AACCACCCCAAAgtggcaacaggtcaaacaccattCAGTCTGGTATATGGGGCCGAGGCAGTTATTCCCTCTAAGGTGCAAATACCGACGCATCGATATGCCAATGCAACCGAAGAGAGGAACCAGGTGGAAATGGCCAGCAGCCTGGATACCATTGATGAGCTAAGAACCGGTGCCAAAATCAGTATGGCGGCCTATAAGCAGACAAcagccaggagttacaacaaaaacGTAAGACTAAGGACACTGCAGGTAGGGGACCTAGTACTCAGGAAGGTATTCCCAAACACCAAGAATCAGAGTGCAGGTAAATTCGCCtataactgggaaggtccctaccgcaCAGAAGGCATCATGGGTAATGGGGCATATAAGTTGGAGACTATAGACGGGGAAGTTGTCCCTAGGTCCTGGAACATTATTCACCTTAAAAAGGATTATGTCTGA